One Gossypium arboreum isolate Shixiya-1 chromosome 13, ASM2569848v2, whole genome shotgun sequence genomic window, CACATCCCTCTACAATTCCTATTTTGGCAGACAATCCACTATTTCTTGAAGTATCCACCCATCAATTAGATTCTCCAATACAATTGACTGATCCTCGAAACCAATGCCCCATAGAGGTATTACCTTTGGCCAAAACTATTACCTCACCCAATATTACATCTCGTGTTGCCCACTCCACTTTTTTATCGATGTGATCTTTTGGAATCAGTGCCAACCTTTATCTCCCTTAGTTCCATCTTCccatgataacaaaatataatacccCACCAATTGAGAGAAGCTTTTTCTTATTACCTTTCATCTAGCTTTACATCGTGCCCATTTTCATACATGTCCCAACTCTCATAGGTCCTATCTATAGAACATAATCTTTGGAATGGGGCTCTTAGAGACGCCAATAATCATTATGATCGTAAAGTGGCAAATTTAGAGAAATTTGCGAAATCTGGCGAAGATTCTTTGGCTGAGCTACGCTGAAAATATCTAGATTCCCAAAATCCAATTGTAAGATTGGATGTACGAATTATAACTTTGTTAAGAAGAAGCCAATTTGTTGAAGGTCAAGAAATTTGCCTTAAACGAGAAACCCAGAGCTCTGGAGGAAAGTCACAAGGCAGAACTATAAAATCTATGTTGTTATCATGATGAAACCTTCAAAAAGTATCAGGAGGATACTaggaaaaatattaataatgctATACTAGAGTGGAAATCAAATCTACTCCTACATGCCTAAGTGGCTGTAGGTCCTTTTGGTTCAGTCTCGTGGATTTTGACTGCTTTAACAAGATTCCAACCGAGTctctaaattttatcatttacagTTCTAAGGGTGAAGAGTAGGAAACTTTCTAGAAAGAATGAAAACAATCTGGTTACTTATTCCTCTCCCGACACCCTTCCTTATGAAGAGGTCCGAATTGAGCCAACTAATCAGCCTGGTGAGGGAGAGGACTGAGATCTGGTTCATTTAGTCTTTTACAttgcttttattttatctttcaTTTTTCCAAATTCTGAACCGTGTAGAATTGTTCTTAGTTTTTAATGTATCATCACTTTACCGTCCTTGCAGTCTTACTTATTATTTCATTACATCGCCATTTACTTTACACATAAACATAATTGTCTTCACATACCTGAGAGATTGAGTCAGGCTTGACGTATTATGCATACAAGACTCCCTCCATGAAAGCTGTCCGAGAACAGGTtaaaccgggctctgataccaaaCTTGTAACAGCCTTAACCTGATCCGATTTGCCAAATCTGGGTTTTGAGTATTACCAAAAAAATACAGACAAAAACTTAATCTACTTATACAACTTTCAATTAATTAAGACTTAACTACACACCAACTCAAACTAATTTACATATGCATACACAATAGGTAAATACAACTGCATTACATGGTAATTTAATTAAAAGAAATCTCAATTGAAATCCTCATCTATTATAGTTTCCCCAAAATTTGAATTTCTAATTAACATTTCCGAATTTGTACATGCCACCAAACTTactctgtatgcataataacccAATACACCATTTCATGTCGCATAACTTTGGCATCGTCACTTTTAGCACAGACTCACATTGTTTTACCTAAAACATAATACACACAAGATAAGCTAATAAGAACTTAGTGAGGGAACATTATTTAACTCGGTAATACTTGCACATTGTAACTAGATAATCATAATGACAATTTTCTCGcccttaacctttaactttgcCACTGGCGAGCACTTCCTCTAACTTTATTATTATACACATCAGATACCTTACCTTACTCTAAAATCATTTCTTTTTCCATAAATGTTTTAGATACATCACTACATCCTTCAATCTCTTAGCCATCATATCTTCACAATTCGAGAATGAACACGTACACAAATGATAGATACCTCTTTTGAACAATCAAACTTAAATCCTTATTCGGTTCAAACTTTCAATACAATCCTTTTACTTCTTATAtctcttcaatttattattttcaatCGAGTCACCTTCTTATATAATACTTTACCGTGTAAACCATAGAGACATTATACCTTATTGGTCTTACTAATTATATTTAAGAACCATATTAATTACACCAATCAACTTACTACAAAATTCGCCATAAGGAACATTTCTTCACGGTACCCCATGAAAGCCATTCCTTCAGAGTGCACCACAGAGGTGTTTCTTTCAGTTTATCGCAAAAAAGGTTATCCTTTCATTATTCGCAACAAAGGCTATTCTTTCTTGTCTTGTTTACAATATGGATTTACCTAAACTCATGGTATGTGAGATTTGCCCATCATCGTCCTGGGACACATAGAGAACCCTATTGGGTAATCACCATTCCATAGTTCTTTTCAGAGGATGTCATGGCCATGGACTTTTCCTTTAGAGTTTCATTTTAGATTTCATGTTTAAAGTCCCGACGGACCCATTTTAGACAACTCTGCGGAGAATAGACATAGACTCACTTGAAAGACTCTTCATGCATCGATACAATCTAAATTTAACATTTTCCTTTACTAACTTACACCCAATCATAATGCATGTCTTAGAGCATACATTTCAGACATATACATACTCAgccatattttaacattttagtacTCGTACACAAATCATCACGTACTATACAATCCAAACCTTCAAGTACAACCTTACAACACATCACATTACTCATATATCATTCATCATAAACTCAAACTCATTACACTATATACCATTTACCATCATCAACAAGCATTCACATAATCACAGATATCCTTTAGTAATCACTCATATAGTTACATACATACGTGCTATAACATTCCAGATCTCATCATTACCTTTCAACCAATTTCCTACATATCCTCTGGTATGAGCAGTACACATGCAAGAGTTAGAATATTGACTCACCTGACACCCACTTATAGCTCCTTGAATGCCAAATCCAAACATCTAGCTTGGAATCAACAACCATTATTGCTCAAAGAACATGGAAACATCATCAAaactcattcatatacattttaacACATTCTCAAACATTGACAACCCCAATACAAAGCCCATTTTTCTTTAATCCTATTGTTCATAAAAGTTAACAAACTCACTCTTCAAGATTCCACATGCATAACTTAAATACTTACACAAGTTATGATGAAATCTCCTACTTTAGGTCTGATATTCAGTTCTAGCTCAAAGATTACAAACAATATTCAACTTTCAGAGGAAGCCTATAGCAACCTCCCAATGGGAGGAAAAAGAAaaactccttttcttatgcacattcaactaatatgtatttataaatAAGACCCATGTTCCCATAATGAAACTTGACAATTGTCATGCTCTTTCAAAATATCTAGTTACCCTAACCAAAGGGTCCTTAACTACTACACTTACAATGCAACTAGCACAATAACTCTAATAACATGGCACACTATGCCTTAGGAGATTACTCCTTCCATAGTTATCTCTTCTCTTGGCTGCCATTTCATTCCAACCTATATAATAATATATCATTAAACCACCCTTGACTTAAACAATGTTAGGAATACACTTATTTGGTTCACCAAAGAAAATTCTTGGCTGGATATTGCCTCGCCAAACATAttaatttcgtcctcgaaaaatCAACCTGAAGAATTTTGTGAGTAACTGGTAACTGATTAACTACGCCAAGTGCATAACCCGGGTTGGATGTACTCAAACTTCGATGACTACCATGTGAATTTTAAATGTTACACACTTACCCTAAATaacaaatgttaaaattttactaGAGAACTGGAATGGTTTCCACTAACTAAACTTCTTGCGcaagtttatttttataaaataggtaCACAAACACTTCTTCACTCACTTGCATAGTTGATCAAAACCTTGAGCATTTTCCATCTCAACCCTTTTTTCTTCTCCGTCTACTGCTTCAGATTCTTTCAAGATAACACATTTTTCTTTCTCCAATTCGAACCACTTTTCCTTATCCCCAATAATTAGAAGAGCCACTACCAGAGGGAGGGGCCATGGCCAAATTATCTGATTCGCTACCTCCACAACTCCACTGCGAGTGGACACTAGAATGTGTGATTATAGTACTACCCAAAAAGAAATGAATCAGTATTCAGGCGCCTAGGGTCTCCAAAATCCATTTTGTTCTTATGCCTTTCAAATTCTTCAAATTTTTCATCTCAATGACTATTTTGTCAGTTTTAACTTACCATTGATTATACTAGAGGCAGGCTCTCATTTGCCTGTCAACCTCTCTTCTGTGTCGTACTCAAAAGTTACGGCATTGCACCAAGACATTATTAGCCCTGTCCTTGTGGACACTGGTTGCATTCTATATTGACTTTTGTATACATAAAAAATGACCATTATTAGGTTTTTTCTAGAGGTTTTACCAACTAAAGTTCAAAAGAATAAGAACCTCTACTAGCAGTGCTCACTTCATGTACGCCAAGGGTGTGAACCCTTTATTCGAGCCAAGATTTCAAATTCTTATCAAAGGAATGAGAAATACATAAGAGATGAAATGATTCTGGCTTTGGTTTTCAAACTTAGTGGTCCTTTCCTCTAGAAAATGTCTGTACAAAGGATGCTCACATTGCTGAAAGGCAATATAAATGATTGAAAACAGGACGCATTTTAGATTTGGTGGAGTTTCTTTTAGTTAGAAACATATTTCAACATTGTTTAAAAAATTTTAGTCCAAATGGTTGTCGCCCAAATTATTTCACTAATCCAACCAATGATCCCTCCTTAATGTCTGCCTTTAAAGTTTGGCCATATAACTTAAATGGTGAATTGGCGCACATTTTATTGAGGCGCATTCGAGAACCTACGTTGTACTTTTACAATATTTGTAGTCTTAAACCCTAGGATTTGGAAAATTGTAACTAACCTCAATATAGCTTCTACCTAATCATCAAATCAGGTAAATTCAATTGTTGCAAGTGTAGGTTGTACCTCTCATTCTCACACCTCACCAGAATCAGTTCAAGACATGGACATCAATTCAATTCTCAAAGAAGCTCATACTAAGGGAAAAATTGTCACTGGTCCATCAAGAAAAACTTCAGTAAAGAAGACTAAGAAAAGGGTTGGAATGGATGAAGTATCTCAAAAGATCAGAACTATTAATTCTTCTCATCTCAAACGGCTTGAATCAGGCAAGAAACCAGCCACGGTAAATTTTCATCCCTCTATAATTCCTATCTTGATAAAAAATCCATTATTTCCTGAAGTATTTACCCATCAGTCAGATTCTCTAACATAATTGTTTGATCCCTGATAGCTAAAGAACCAAAGCCCCATCAAGGTATTCCCTTTGGCCTAAACTATTACCTCTCCCAATATTACATCTCGTGTTGCCCACTCCACTGAAATAGGAGGGGTTTTCCTTGGCATGATCTTTTGGAATCAATGCCAACCTCCATCTCCTTAGGTTTATCTTCCAACagcaacaaaatataataacccTCTAGTTGAGAGAGGTTTTTTCTTCTTACCTTTCATCTAGCTTTACATTGTGCCCATTGTCTTACATGTCTCAAGTCTCAGAGGTCCTATCCATAGTGTTGGAAAAACGGGTTTGGAAAATGCAGCGggaaataaatttagggaaaaactagagttttaaaAACTTTTCCATAATAAGATCTTGGTTGTGGTACCTAAACTAATAAACACGTAATCAAAACTGTACCATttcgattcgtctaggatgagcgcttcgaccgagtagtctcctccactatcctcaagctcacatcTGTTGAGTGTAGGCTCgcttcaaataaaaaaaatcttgtaattttacaatttctctTAACTTTTGAGTCAtgttgtaaataaaaaaaaaatatcttTAGGAATTTCCTAAATAATCTCTTCAgataattttctctctacaactttctcttaaattcaagtgtgtgtaaataatgacccaaggctCTCTTTGTATAGGTAgaatttagagagttcaactatgattaaacttaatcactttattattaaattaatataatatttatcaagataaatattagattgaatttgatattaaatcttattaaaataatagaatactattaagataaacattaaattaaatttaataataagttaatcactttaatattaaattaattaaatactattaagataagtattaaatcaaatttaatattaaattattaaaataatattattttggaataattaatctaaaatcaaattctctggtagagtcatagtaggagtgtaactcttccactgctcaaccacCGATGACCAATCACCGTTGACCAccaagactgtaacaccccaatctcgtatccgtcgccggaataggtaaaggggcattccggacttgaaactcatatcagaacagtaaaatttttgaactttttcttgaaataaagatcattcatttaaataagtactaaagacagtcagtgatacaatttaaacttctataagtacacattcaaaagatgccattttcgcatggcttatatacattaaccgaaatattcttcggccactggtctattctatacatgccataagataattcaaaacataacagtaacaagcggtggatagtgatagtgtgactagttgtcgacgatccccgagcaccgTAGcttcaaatgagatctataaaacagagaaaacaaagtaaacagagtaagcattacaatgcttagtaagttttaagcaaaacaaagtgttctcattcactatcattggtcattcatttcaaccgttcgatgaagttaatctagagcttcatctcgaactataatatcaataaacgtatCACTTGGtcatcacatatatactttcgaataataatgacctagatggtcaaatatttccgaagcacattcttcatcaattttcaactttcaataatcctttccacttgttcataatcacatccatatttttaagtatttcaacatgacaagtactaaattaccgtaggcacataaagaaccaaacatattccttatcacatatcgtaagcttacaaaacataatccttacctcaGATCTGGCACATCTAGTGaatccaacccatactcaaatcataaggcttttggtagaatatgcactaatacataagaatatttcatcacatacttcattatacaagcataccattaccaattagatcattctcatatttggagttataatattaatcacatttacctacctctttgataatcGATAAtccacctcgaaatcactccaccgatgagttagtaatacgtacctgaacatcttaaatacataacacttatttgatggtaacttatttcaGATACTCagtatcaaagtcttacttgaatcctagcatttagccgttgggtctttaaagctcggatatagtacgagcacgaagcctacggacattaatcaagataatattctcgcataaagcctgcggggttttaaccggatataatcttgacacaaatgccttcgggacttatcacatttatacactttcacatccatcacattggccatttggccttatcacatatatacaccttcacatccatcacatcggccattcggccttatcacatatatacacattcacattcatcacattggccattcggccttatcacatatatacactttcacattcatcaatttcatcataacaaaattgactaggtatactagtcatttacggcttatagcttcactttaatacggatttggtactttgattcccaatatttaatcgatagcttataagcaactcaaatagttttattaaggtttacaacataatcacaaattcagtacaagctgttttccttagaaacagtcattaaattattcgtaaatggagctacgaaactccaaatgaagtttcgttaattttccctgaatatagactcatatatctatatgagagaatttttgtagaatttttggttgggccaatcagtacagtttatttgttaaagcctcccctgtttcaaggttcgactactctgacctctgtgcattacaacttaaatatctccctgtacagggattcaatgtcTATGACGTttatctctaatgaaactagactcgatgaaaaatctgtacatataaagcacgacctttaattatctcgataaaatttatggtgaattttctaagtcagaacaggggatccagatatcggtctggccctgtttcacaagaatttaaacacctcataacatatagctcatatggtcgtttcgtttcttccatatgaaaataaactcatcaagcttcgattacacaatttattcattatttaattctatttctactatttttagtgatttttcaatttcacatcactgctgctgtctgcatctgttactagagtaactatgcctatttcatgattcatGCACTCATCAAACCAAACAAATCACATATCAatctttatatatattatcataaGCGGCATTGATAATGGTCTTTATGAACAAGAATACTTTACACATTTATTTAAGTCACAAAACCATGTGCCAATTCACATGCCAAAATTACCATATTTGAAAGacaaacacataaccaaaacaccaATCAAGCTTTAAGCACAAGTCATATCCATTATTATCCATTTACTATGAACAAAAACAAccaacaatttaaccaataattTATATCCATCTGACTATTATTCCAACCACCTTTTTCGATCACAATTGATAGATTTATAATATACGGATTACCAGCATTTTATTTCACATACACGATAtacaagatatatatatacacttatccCTATATATTACACATAAAATGACTTTAAAACTATACCAATTGTACATCTTctcttattacatattttatgtgCATAGGACCATATTATAAATGAACCCTTTTAAGCACATTTAACAATGATAAATATACCCAATTCATATGTTACTTTTCATGCTCAATAATGCATACACAAAACCACTCatctttcaatatatatattcaaccgtCCTTAATAACTTCCTTACATAACATTTAAAGTATAACATTCTTTAGCCTACTAAACCGAATCAAATATCAAACcattcatcatatttcatgaaTATAAATGCCGAATCACAACTAGCTACTCATGCCGAATCAAAAATAGCTCATAACCATCACTTATATTTTATCACGTAACTGAATACATAAGTACATAAACAATCAATAATCCAAAACAgattcatcaaccacaaatatatatatgtcaagcttttatttttaaaagaactaaTCATAAGCCATATACAATTATCTCATGCCAGAACATATTTATACCAAGCATATCACAAATACCATTCATGCATGGCATGTAGCGTTTTAACCAAAATAAGCTTAAACCATGATCAAACATACCCGAATTCAAGCATAGAAGTCAAGCCATTTAATTACTTTCTTCCTCACAGAACAGCCACCCTTGTTGAAGGAAAATCTTAAGTATGCAATCAATAAACAAGTGCTCAAGGAACTCACCGAATTTTCTTCTCCCAAGGCCGAAACTAGCTCCCAACCTTTGCCTTCCCTTCTTGCCCATGTCCTCCTCACTTCCTTTAGCTTCCTCATGCAACCGCCACCTCCGCCATTCTCATTATAGCCATCACCTAAGCTAAAAatttaagcaaaggaatttccttctCCTCACTTcaagctacggcaatggaggagtaaaAGAAAATGGATTTCCTCCATGCAGCCGGTGTCATggtctcctctccattccaatcAACAGCcaaaaaaacaaagaagaagaTCAAGCTCTCTTTCCTCTCCTCTCATAAATTCTTTCAACCAAATTCAGCTCTAAGGCATGAAAACAAAGTGGCGAATGTTCTTCTCCCCATAAAAAAACATTCTCCTAATATGCTTATTTCTATATTATataattcccaccaattaaaataaaataatagaaccCATGATTACATGCATGTTGGTGGCCATTTGCATTTAAAAtggtctatttgacatgcaagtcccccataatactaaaacataaaatgtttggctactacacatttgcctatcccattttcaaggtttctcgactaagtcctttcaagtaaaattcccattcataagactaaattaaaacatcaaatttttcacatatgcactatcacacatagaagttatgcaaataaattttaaatacatttttgactcggttttgtggtcccgaaaccacattccgactagggtcaaattagggctgtcacaaagacTCTATCGTCAGAGTTGCCGGCACCATCGTGTTCGGTGATGCAAGTACCGACACCCTTATAGCACCCCGAACTGATTCGGTCTGGGTTAATGACAACCTGATTGGTCCAATCTAGACACCGATTGGATCGTCAGCCCGGTTTCACATACTCGGCCTAGTTTGACCAATTTTTAGGTCTCGTTCTCAATTTTGGACCCACGAGCCTAGTTTACTATCTCTAGTCCAATTTTCATGTTCACTTACCTATGgggccaattgtctgacttgacaattaatttcaaaaaatatcatattaattttaattgatttgataaatttaattttgcttgatcaaaattaattttaccaaaaattctctagctgaacaattcttacgaccacctaatttaattccacattgaataaattgactcaattaaattattcccaaagtcatagaattttcttttgattcaaatgcaATCCGATTGAGCTTTTGTTGAATTAGCtgagggaccaattggacatatccaattaggctctagtgattgcaattatgtccagaagataatttgcaattacttaatcatagaGTCAGTCcataagaagtaccatgattgaaaactccttattgtatattCTTTACGAAAATAATTCGTCTAACTGCTTTGTCCAATGGCCTCGTCAtgtttgaactttagacaattaatgagctaatatctgcttgtcacaatttcgctatttatgaaaaatataaaagacagaaaataaaaatatataatactgaAATGTGaaactaaatttatttatttattcatcgttcaaataaatagaaaactgTTACATGTTTACtgcaatatgggcacatttcccaacaattTCCCATATGCCCTAGTGAAGTAAATGTGTCATGTTTCAAATCCCATATCCTCAACGTGTTTGTTAAAACTCTTAGTTACAAGAGTCTTAGTAAACGGATCTGTAAGGTTATCTTAAGAACCTACTTTCATCACATCTAAAATTCCTTTGGCTACTACCTCTCATATCAGGTGATAATTCCGATCAATGTGTTTCGTCCTCTTTTGACTTctcattttattggtattagctATTGCAGCACTATTATCACAATACAATGTTATAGCTTTTTCCATACCAGGAATAACTTTAAGTTCAGTTAAGAACTTTCGTACCCATATTGCTTCTTCTATTGCCTCAGAAGTAGCCATATACTCAACATCCATAGTAGAGTCAGCAGTGCAAGTTTCTTTTACATTTCTCCATACTATTGTTGTACGGCCTAGAACAAATACATTTCCCGACATCGATTTCCTCAAATCTTTATAGGTTTGGAAGTCTGAGTCTGTGTATCCAACAAGAGTAAGGTCCTTCCTagaatacacaagcatataatccctAGTTCTTATAAAATACCTTAATATATGCTTTATAGCTTTCCAATGCCTAAGACCTGGATTCATCTTATATCGACTAACCATTCCTATTGCAAAACAAATATCTGGACATGAGCAAGCCATCGCATACATAATTCTTTTAATTGTCAAAGCATATGGAACCTTACTCAAATACTTTCTTTCTCCTGCTATCTTAAGATCGTTATCTAAAGAAATATGAAAACTTGATGCAGTCATCTAAATATCTTGCTTTGCATTAGTCATTGCCAAATTTTCCAGTACCTTATCAATGTATGAAGCTTGAGATAGAGCtatcattttattctttcaatCCCTAAGGATTTTAATTTCAAGAATATAACTAGCTTTACCCAAGTCCTTCATGTTAAACTATTGAGCTAGTCACAGTTTAACAGATGGCAATTATCCTACATCATTTTTGATAAGTAGAATATCATAGACATACAAAATTAGGAATAACACATTTTTTCCTTTATACACTTATAAACACAAGGTTTATCAACATTTTGCTCAAATCCAAAAGTCTCGATCATTTGATCAAATATTTTATTCCATGACCAGGATGTCTACTTAAGTCTATAAATGGATCTTAGCAGTTTGCAAACTTTTTGCTCCTTTCTTTTAACAACATAGCCAGTGGGTTAAGGCATGTAAATGGTCTTATCTAGGTCGTTATTCAAGAATGCTATCTTGACATCCATCTGTCAGATCTCGTAATTGAGAGTAGCAATAATGGATAAGCATATGCGAATAGACTTGAGCATGGCTATTAGAGAAAATGTCTCATTGTAATCAATATCTTCTTTCTATGTCTAGCCTTTCCCTACAAGTCTAGCTTTATGTGTGTCTACTTTCCGTTCTGCATTTCTCTTCTTCTTGtagatccacttacaccctaTGGGTTTAATCCCAATTGGTAAGTCTACAATTTCCCACACTGTATTGGAATTCATTGAATCCATCTCGACATCCATGACCTATTTCTAAAGCTTGGAATCAACATCCTGCATAACCTCCTCGTAAGTGAGTGGATCATCATCCTCATGATTGGCTTTCATATTATAAATACTACCATCATAGATGAAGAATTCTGGATTCTTAGAAACTCTCCCACTATTATGGACTCCCTTATGTTATTGATCGTTTGTAGGTTTTTCTACAACTTTCTCgagaattgaacttggtgattgtTCTACCACTCCTGAAAGTTCCTCGAGTACCACTTTACTTTGAGCTTATAGTTACCCATGTAGCTTTCTTCAAGGAAAGTAGCATGAGTAGAAACTTTAATCATATTATCTTTCAAATTGTAGAATAATCCTCCCTTTGTTCTTTTTGCATATACAATTCTGTCCGAGCATCCAACTTCTTTGCATCCTTATCTAGAATATGTGCTGAACAACCCCATATTCTAAAGTGATTTAGAGCGAGTTTCTTTCCATGCCATAGTTCATAAGGTGTTTTACAAGAAGACTTGGTTGGCACATTATTCAGAATATAGCAAGCCGTTTGTATCGCATATCCCTAGAAGGAAGTAGGAAGTTGTGAATAGTTTAACACTGAGCGAACCATGTCAAGTAAGCTTCTATTCCTTTTCTCAGCTATGCCATTCTACTACGGAGTGCCTAGAACAGTCAATTGAGA contains:
- the LOC128286796 gene encoding secreted RxLR effector protein 161-like — encoded protein: MACSCPDICFAIGMVSRYKMNPGLRHWKAIKHILRYFIRTRDYMLVYSRKDLTLVGYTDSDFQTYKDLRKSMSGNVFVLGRTTIVWRNVKETCTADSTMDVEYMATSEAIEEAIWVRKFLTELKVIPGMEKAITLYCDNSAAIANTNKMRSQKRTKHIDRNYHLI